A window of the Apostichopus japonicus isolate 1M-3 chromosome 8, ASM3797524v1, whole genome shotgun sequence genome harbors these coding sequences:
- the LOC139971135 gene encoding calpain-9-like, translated as MSLRRSYDSIREYLRRTGTELYEDPEFEAIDQSLFFSRAPPRPFEWKRPGEIVHNPSLYVGGASRLDIKQGMLGNCWFLAALASLSQQEKLLHNVLPPDQGFDHDYQGIFRVNFWYFGEWREVVIDDRLPTYNGKLVFTHSPQNNEFWCCLIEKAYAKLHGSYEALKGGQTSEAMEDFTGGLSESFSLQDPPPNLFKVMLKAFARGALMGCSIPAKANEIEAKLTTGLVKGQAYTVTAATKVTARSRSGEEEVELVRVRNPWGNEREWTGSWGDKSPEWSLLSDEEKQNIGLTFDDDGEFWMSFNDWTNNFGTLEICNLAPYLDEGETHMEMQLHKAKWSASSSAGGCRNFIDTFHRNPQFIFNVAGSDEEEEEEDNAVVISLMQTERRKMKKSGQKMLTIGFSIYKIEDGTEVPLDKEYFMYHTSTARSTTFINSREIVDRFTFPAGKYCIIPSTFNPREEGSFILRIYSPKKNTSGSAEGPSTMDHPPKRKISPEEHSDVDSKFRQFFDKLAGDDEEIDAFELQRLFTSAFKKELDGETFALSTCRIIMSTHDRDFSGKADFEEFKEIYMMTKQYKSTFVKYDHDNSGTLDAYELRNALSSIGFKLSTSTLLNLAQKFANKKGRINLEDFLEIVCRVKRAFESYLSYQGRSFTLDDYIVSSV; from the exons atgTCGCTCCGACGAAGTTATGACAGTATCCGCGAATACCTTCGAAGGACCGGTACAGAGCTTTACGAAGACCCTGAATTCGAGGCTATCGATCAAAGCCTGTTCTTCAGCAGGGCACCTCCGAGACCCTTCGAATGGAAAAGACCTGGT GAAATTGTCCATAATCCTTCCTTATATGTTGGTGGCGCCAGCAGATTAGATATAAAGCAAGGGATGTTAG GAAACTGCTGGTTTCTGGCAGCTCTTGCTTCCCTAAGTCAGCAAGAGAAACTGCTCCATAATGTACTACCACCCGACCAAGGATTCGACCATGATTACCAGGGAATCTTCAGAGTTAACTTTTGGTACTTTGGAGAATGGAGGGAAGTCGTTATTGATGATCGTCTACCGACTTACAATGGAAAATTGGTGTTTACGCATTCGCCACAAAACAACGAGTTCTGGTGTTGCCTGATAGAGAAGGCTTATGCAAA ACTTCATGGATCTTACGAAGCACTGAAAGGAGGACAGACATCAGAAGCCATGGAAGATTTTACCGGAGGACTATCTGAATCCTTCTCCCTTCAAGACCCTCCACCAAATTTATTTAAAGTCATGCTGAAGGCATTCGCTCGTGGGGCGCTGATGGGATGCAGTATCCCTGCCAAGGCAAATGAGATAGAGGCAAAATTGACAACTGGGCTTGTCAAAGGACAAGCATACACTGTAACGGCTGCGACAAAA GTTACGGCAAGATCAAGAAGTGGCGAAGAGGAGGTAGAGTTAGTCCGTGTAAGGAACCCGTGGGGGAATGAACGTGAATGGACCGGATCATGGGGTGATAA GTCACCTGAATGGAGTCTGCTTTCTGATGAAGAGAAGCAAAACATTGGATTAACGTTTGACGATGACGGAGAATTTTG GATGTCATTCAATGATTGGACAAATAACTTTGGTACGCTTGAGATATGCAATCTGGCTCCATATCTTGATGAAGGGGAAACGCACATGGAAATGCAATTACATAAAGCAAAATGGAGTGCATCTTCATCGGCTGGAGGTTGTCGAAATTTTATTG ACACCTTTCATCGTAATCCTCAGTTCATATTTAATGTAGCTGGAAGTGacgaagaggaggaggaggaggacaaTGCTGTTGTTATTTCATTGATGCAAACAGAACGTAGGAAGATGAAGAAGTCGGGTCAAAAGATGCTTACGATCGGGTTCTCCATATACAAG ATCGAAGATGGCACTGAGGTACCGTTGGACAAAGAGTACTTTATGTATCATACGTCAACAGCCCGAAGCACAACTTTTATCAATAGTAGAGAAATAGTCGATCGTTTCACATTTCCGGCTGGCAAATATTGCATCATACCATCTACGTTTAACCCACGCGAAGAAGGATCCTTCATCCTCCGTATATATTCCCCCAAAAAGAATACCAGTGG tTCTGCAGAAGGCCCATCAACTATGGACCATCCACCAAAGCGGAAG ATCAGTCCGGAGGAACATAGTGATGTGGACTCAAAGTTTAGGCAGTTTTTTGACAAGTTAGCAGGAGAT GATGAAGAAATTGATGCCTTTGAATTACAGCGGTTGTTCACTTCGGCATTTAAAAAAG AATTGGATGGGGAAACGTTTGCGCTATCCACCTGTCGAATCATAATGAGTACGCATGAT CGGGATTTTTCTGGAAAGGCGGACTTCGAAGAATTCAAAGAAATTTACATGATGACCAAACAGTACAAA AGCACATTCGTAAAATACGACCATGATAACAGTGGGACCCTGGACGCGTACGAACTTAGAAATGCCTTGTCATCCATAG GCTTCAAGCTGAGTACATCAACGCTGCTTAATTTGGCTCAAAAGTTTGCCAACAAGAAAGGCCGCATTAACTTGGAGGACTTTCTGGAGATTGTCTGTCGGGTGAAGCGAGCGTTTG AATCCTACCTCTCTTACCAAGGAAGGTCTTTCACCCTTGACGAC TACATCGTATCATCGGTTTGA